DNA from Microbacterium sulfonylureivorans:
AGTGGAGTACTCCTCCTGGGTCAGCGGCTCGGCGCGCGGGACGACGATCGGATGCGTCGGACAGCAGCGGTGACGCCGAGCGCCACCAGTATAGCCGTCGCCGTGGCCACCGAGAGCGGCAGCGTCCCGTACAGCAGGGTGTCCCTCGACGGCAGCAGCGGGGATGCCGCGCGCTCGGCCTGATCGGCGCGCGGGAGCGGCGCGATCTCGACCGGCTCGACCGGCTGCTGCGGCTGCGGATCGCTCTGGGCGCGTCGGTACAGCCGGATCCACTCGCTCAGGCTGCCCATCGGGTTCTCGGTGACCGCGGGCACCGTGGCGGACACGGCGGCACCGGCATCCACCAGTCCGTACCCGTAGAGCGGGTCGTGATCGGCGTCGGCTCCCGCCGGCGGCTTGGCCGTCTGGATGATCCGGTTGATGACATTGTCGGCGTCGAGATCCGGATGCGCCGCCCGCACGAGCGCCGCGATGCCCGCGACGATCGGTGCGGCGCCGCTCGTGCCGTTCCACAGCACGAGCCGGCCGTCGGCGGAGACTCCGACGAGTTCTTCGCTGGGGGCGGAGACGCCGATGGTGATGCCCTGCGTCGACGCCTCGACACTGGCCTTTCCGTTCGGATCCACTCCGCCGACCGTGAGGACTCCGGGGATCGTCGCGGGAGCGCCGACACGGGTGGTGCCGCTCCCCCGGTTGCCCGCGGCGACCACCACGACGACGTCGTGCTCGAACGCGTAGAGGAACGCGTCATCCCAGCTCTCGTCCCAGTCGGGGACGTTGGTCGTGAGCGACATGTTGATGACGTCCGCGCCGTTGTCGACCGACCAGCGGATCGCCTCGGCGATCTGCTCCGTGAACGATCTCGAGGCCGCCGACCCGAATCCGACCGACACCGACAGCAGCTCCGCCTCCGGGGCGACGCCGATCATGCCGGTGTCGGCGCCGGTTCCGCGTCCGGCCGCGAGCGACGCGACCCAGCTGCCGTGGTTGGCGTCGACCGCGCCGACCGGCGTGCGGCCGTCGGGCGTGCCGATGCCCGAGACGTCCGTCCCGCCGACCACGGCGCCCTCGAACTC
Protein-coding regions in this window:
- a CDS encoding S8 family serine peptidase, which codes for MSRGLLAAIIATAAALTLVTAAPAAAGVPEAPEEDPVRAAEYWLDGYGVEKAWETTRGKGVTIAVIDTGIGKGPVEFEGAVVGGTDVSGIGTPDGRTPVGAVDANHGSWVASLAAGRGTGADTGMIGVAPEAELLSVSVGFGSAASRSFTEQIAEAIRWSVDNGADVINMSLTTNVPDWDESWDDAFLYAFEHDVVVVVAAGNRGSGTTRVGAPATIPGVLTVGGVDPNGKASVEASTQGITIGVSAPSEELVGVSADGRLVLWNGTSGAAPIVAGIAALVRAAHPDLDADNVINRIIQTAKPPAGADADHDPLYGYGLVDAGAAVSATVPAVTENPMGSLSEWIRLYRRAQSDPQPQQPVEPVEIAPLPRADQAERAASPLLPSRDTLLYGTLPLSVATATAILVALGVTAAVRRIRSSSRAPSR